From a region of the Triticum aestivum cultivar Chinese Spring chromosome 7D, IWGSC CS RefSeq v2.1, whole genome shotgun sequence genome:
- the LOC123167972 gene encoding uncharacterized protein isoform X3 — MDVSSTELSGDEGGFDKALLKFYMNQKVKCLNRKLSSAGRRNVEPRNVFFVEESIVSVLYMRVVWFFPFSFIIVGLNSALPSSLAVATAMHFFQCLQSKLKYFPCKR; from the exons atggatgtatctagcactgaactTTCTGGTGATGAAGGAGGTTTTGACAAAGCTCTTTTGAAGTTCTATATGAATCAA AAAGTAAAATGCTTGAATAGGAAATTATCATCTGCTGGGAGAAGGAATGTG gAACCTCGTAATGTCTTCTTCGTCGAGGAATCCATTGTCTCCGTCTTGTACATGCGAGTCGTCTGGTTCTTTCCATTCTCCTTCATTATTGTG GGATTAAATTCTGCTCTGCCATCTTCGCTTGCTGTTGCTACGGCAATGCATTTCTTCCAATGTCTGCAGAGTAAGTTAAAAT ATTTTCCATGTAAGAGATGA
- the LOC123167972 gene encoding uncharacterized protein isoform X1 — translation MDVSSTELSGDEGGFDKALLKFYMNQVCFSFFVVVDFVFGYFLFFRLTSVFLFFQKVKCLNRKLSSAGRRNVEPRNVFFVEESIVSVLYMRVVWFFPFSFIIVGLNSALPSSLAVATAMHFFQCLQSKLKYFPCKR, via the exons atggatgtatctagcactgaactTTCTGGTGATGAAGGAGGTTTTGACAAAGCTCTTTTGAAGTTCTATATGAATCAAGTGTGTTTTTCTTTCTTTGTAGTAGTTGATTTTGTTTTTggttattttcttttttttaggtTGACCAGTGTCTTTTTGTTTTTTCAGAAAGTAAAATGCTTGAATAGGAAATTATCATCTGCTGGGAGAAGGAATGTG gAACCTCGTAATGTCTTCTTCGTCGAGGAATCCATTGTCTCCGTCTTGTACATGCGAGTCGTCTGGTTCTTTCCATTCTCCTTCATTATTGTG GGATTAAATTCTGCTCTGCCATCTTCGCTTGCTGTTGCTACGGCAATGCATTTCTTCCAATGTCTGCAGAGTAAGTTAAAAT ATTTTCCATGTAAGAGATGA
- the LOC123167972 gene encoding uncharacterized protein isoform X4 has translation MDVSSTELSGDEGGFDKALLKFYMNQKVKCLNRKLSSAGRRNVEPRNVFFVEESIVSVLYMRVVWFFPFSFIIVGLNSALPSSLAVATAMHFFQCLQNFPCKR, from the exons atggatgtatctagcactgaactTTCTGGTGATGAAGGAGGTTTTGACAAAGCTCTTTTGAAGTTCTATATGAATCAA AAAGTAAAATGCTTGAATAGGAAATTATCATCTGCTGGGAGAAGGAATGTG gAACCTCGTAATGTCTTCTTCGTCGAGGAATCCATTGTCTCCGTCTTGTACATGCGAGTCGTCTGGTTCTTTCCATTCTCCTTCATTATTGTG GGATTAAATTCTGCTCTGCCATCTTCGCTTGCTGTTGCTACGGCAATGCATTTCTTCCAATGTCTGCAGA ATTTTCCATGTAAGAGATGA
- the LOC123167972 gene encoding uncharacterized protein isoform X2, translating into MDVSSTELSGDEGGFDKALLKFYMNQVCFSFFVVVDFVFGYFLFFRLTSVFLFFQKVKCLNRKLSSAGRRNVEPRNVFFVEESIVSVLYMRVVWFFPFSFIIVGLNSALPSSLAVATAMHFFQCLQNFPCKR; encoded by the exons atggatgtatctagcactgaactTTCTGGTGATGAAGGAGGTTTTGACAAAGCTCTTTTGAAGTTCTATATGAATCAAGTGTGTTTTTCTTTCTTTGTAGTAGTTGATTTTGTTTTTggttattttcttttttttaggtTGACCAGTGTCTTTTTGTTTTTTCAGAAAGTAAAATGCTTGAATAGGAAATTATCATCTGCTGGGAGAAGGAATGTG gAACCTCGTAATGTCTTCTTCGTCGAGGAATCCATTGTCTCCGTCTTGTACATGCGAGTCGTCTGGTTCTTTCCATTCTCCTTCATTATTGTG GGATTAAATTCTGCTCTGCCATCTTCGCTTGCTGTTGCTACGGCAATGCATTTCTTCCAATGTCTGCAGA ATTTTCCATGTAAGAGATGA